A single genomic interval of Aphidius gifuensis isolate YNYX2018 linkage group LG6, ASM1490517v1, whole genome shotgun sequence harbors:
- the LOC122859519 gene encoding uncharacterized protein LOC122859519 yields MKMFVSILWATLISGVISTPINEKDSGESDLMATIYSDCLKLESLDCIKYKVFSYVDKMLTDKDDITLSEGITVVKTSSAEEGAPRSIDSTDVDTLIFDRLGSFLKSHSIKIDFKGSEILSAVESAGRNLEDINDSIAESRGKKKKSQKMMGPLMMAIALKAAALLPLALGAIALIAGKALLVGKIALVISAIIGLKKLLGGQKHVTYEVVAHPHHSSSSSSSHVVSHDDSGHGSGGFGGASDFSSGGFGGASGGSSGHGWARSLSQDAQQLAYRGQIPA; encoded by the exons ATGAAAATGTTCGTGTCAATTTTGTGGGCTACGCTGATATCAGGAGTAATTTCAACaccaataaatgaaaaagattcTGGTGAGTCTGATCTCATGGCAACTATATATTCTGATTGCTTAAAACTGGAATCACTTGACTGCATCAAGTATAAGgttttttcatatgttgacAAAATGCTTACTGATAAGGATGATATTACATTGTCTGAGGGCATTACCGTTGTCAAAACATCATCAGCTGAAGAAGGGGCACCAAG ATCGATTGATTCAACTGATGTAGATACCTTGATCTTTGATCGTCTAGGAAGCTTTCTTAAGTCACATTCaatcaaaattgattttaaaggAAGTGAAATTTTGAGTGCTGTTGAATCTGCTGGAAGAAATCTTGAAGACATCAATGACAGTATTGCTGAAAGTCGTGGCAAAAAAA AAAAATCACAGAAAATGATGGGGCCATTGATGATGGCAATTGCACTCAAAGCTGCAGCATTACTTCCATTAGCTCTTGGTGCAATTGCTTTAATTGCCGGTAAAGCTCTTTTGGTCGGAAAAATAGCACTTGTCATTTCTGCAATTATAGgattgaaaaaattacttgGAGGTCAAAAACATGTAACATATGAGGTTGTTGCTCATCCACATcatagtagtagtagtagtagcaGTCACGTTGTCAGTCATGATGACAGTGGTCATGGTTCTGGTGGATTTGGTGGAGCTAGTGACTTCAGTAGCGGTGGGTTTGGAGGAGCCAGTGGTGGTTCATCTGGACATGGCTGGGCAAGAAGTTTATCACAAGATGCCCAACAACTAGCTTATAGAGGACAAATTCCTGCTTAA